The Virgibacillus dokdonensis genome includes a window with the following:
- a CDS encoding DUF2399 domain-containing protein gives MIHYASDFYPEGVGMAERLLHRYAPQLRLWQMDVAAYHKSNPVKPIDKERLKKLECMEHTTLLPLVKEMKRMKKAGYQEALVKDMIQDIKNK, from the coding sequence ATCATTCATTATGCGAGTGATTTTTATCCAGAAGGAGTGGGAATGGCGGAAAGATTATTACATCGTTATGCACCCCAGTTGCGTCTATGGCAAATGGATGTAGCGGCATATCATAAAAGTAATCCTGTGAAACCAATCGATAAAGAACGATTAAAAAAACTAGAGTGCATGGAACACACTACACTATTGCCACTTGTAAAAGAAATGAAACGAATGAAAAAAGCAGGCTATCAAGAAGCGCTAGTAAAAGATATGATCCAGGACATTAAAAATAAATGA
- a CDS encoding dipeptidase yields MTNIPILDGHNDTLLRLHKSHESEMIFFNENTFGHIDLPRARTGKFAGGFFAAFTPNENYKVEPEKHVTKTGYDMPLPPPIDQPFALNYTNALAATLFKLEAASNGKINVVKSKEELIRCLNKQKLATIFHIEGAEAIDREFHALHVLYQAGLRSLGIVWSRPNRYGEGVPFRYPSSPNIGDGLTDDGKRLVKECNQLGIMVDTTHLNERGFWDVVQLSDAPIVATHSNVHAICPISRNLTDNQLKAIKDSNGVVGINYAVNMLRPDGQFDTNIPLDTIVDHISYIADNYGIDHVALGSDFDGTTVPDSLKDVTGLPKLLKRLEIAGFAEQEIEKIAYKNWIRVLGETWKE; encoded by the coding sequence ATGACAAACATTCCTATTTTGGATGGTCATAATGATACATTATTAAGATTACACAAGTCACATGAAAGTGAAATGATTTTCTTTAATGAAAATACTTTTGGGCATATTGATTTGCCACGTGCAAGAACAGGCAAGTTTGCTGGAGGCTTTTTTGCTGCCTTTACTCCAAATGAGAACTACAAAGTCGAACCAGAAAAACATGTAACTAAAACAGGATACGATATGCCCTTACCACCACCTATTGATCAGCCATTTGCATTGAATTATACGAACGCCTTGGCTGCAACTCTTTTTAAGCTAGAAGCCGCTTCAAATGGAAAAATAAACGTCGTGAAAAGCAAGGAAGAATTGATCCGTTGTTTGAACAAGCAAAAATTGGCTACTATTTTCCATATAGAGGGAGCTGAAGCGATTGATCGTGAGTTCCATGCGCTTCACGTCCTTTATCAAGCTGGGTTGCGATCATTAGGCATTGTTTGGAGTAGACCTAATCGATATGGCGAAGGTGTTCCTTTTCGCTATCCATCTTCTCCTAACATCGGTGATGGGTTAACAGATGATGGAAAACGCCTCGTAAAGGAATGTAATCAGCTCGGAATTATGGTTGATACAACGCATTTAAACGAGAGGGGATTTTGGGACGTTGTTCAGTTAAGTGATGCTCCTATTGTAGCAACTCATTCAAACGTCCATGCAATCTGTCCAATTTCAAGAAACCTTACCGATAATCAACTCAAAGCAATTAAAGATAGTAATGGAGTAGTAGGCATTAATTATGCAGTCAATATGTTACGTCCTGACGGTCAATTTGATACAAATATTCCATTAGATACCATTGTTGATCATATCTCCTATATAGCGGATAATTACGGAATTGATCATGTCGCTTTAGGATCCGATTTCGATGGCACAACTGTACCAGATAGTCTAAAAGATGTGACAGGTTTACCTAAATTACTAAAGAGGCTAGAAATAGCGGGGTTTGCAGAGCAAGAAATTGAAAAAATTGCTTATAAAAATTGGATACGCGTATTAGGAGAAACTTGGAAGGAGTAA
- a CDS encoding TIGR02677 family protein yields MQTYKKVVEASYLTAEKAWSYRAILRYFYIQHERMREFLFPEEILTYLKESTDLKDYTEEQLHQDLDQLVKWNNLLARQEMGRAHTIEEFKKKRFRYQCTPYTVEFERMLVEMEKGGDVFGGSLEKKEFERLYQSLVELEKMLQQSFFPAADECSQLWNDIFTYFRSITKNTSDYIVHINSEQAEERIHTEAFLVFKDQFTTYLRDFIVGLQHTAQKTQQLLRTIDKEKLYAFMQQVIVHQQHVPRFEDVTEDEALMEDMEGKWQTLTIWFLGDAYRESELDSLQTRTNEQIRRITRVVQRLGERRHYFRSRKKDYLHLAIY; encoded by the coding sequence ATGCAAACGTATAAAAAGGTTGTCGAAGCGAGTTATTTAACGGCTGAAAAAGCTTGGAGTTATCGAGCTATTCTACGTTATTTCTATATCCAACATGAACGAATGCGTGAATTTTTATTTCCAGAAGAAATATTGACGTATTTAAAAGAATCAACGGATTTAAAAGATTATACAGAAGAACAACTCCATCAAGATTTAGATCAATTGGTAAAATGGAATAATTTATTAGCTAGACAAGAAATGGGAAGAGCACATACAATCGAGGAATTTAAAAAGAAACGTTTTCGTTATCAATGTACACCTTATACAGTCGAATTTGAACGAATGCTCGTTGAAATGGAAAAAGGTGGTGACGTATTTGGTGGATCTTTGGAGAAAAAAGAATTCGAACGGTTGTACCAATCATTAGTCGAACTAGAAAAGATGCTTCAACAGTCATTCTTTCCAGCGGCTGATGAATGTTCGCAACTGTGGAATGACATTTTCACCTATTTTCGCTCCATTACTAAAAACACCTCAGATTATATTGTACATATAAATAGTGAACAAGCAGAAGAACGTATACATACGGAAGCTTTTCTCGTGTTTAAAGATCAATTTACGACTTATTTAAGAGATTTTATCGTTGGGTTACAGCATACGGCGCAAAAAACACAGCAATTACTTCGGACGATCGATAAGGAAAAGTTATATGCTTTTATGCAGCAAGTCATCGTTCACCAGCAACATGTGCCACGTTTTGAAGATGTAACAGAAGATGAAGCATTAATGGAAGATATGGAAGGCAAGTGGCAGACGTTAACAATCTGGTTTTTAGGAGATGCTTATCGAGAAAGTGAATTAGATAGCTTACAAACGCGAACGAATGAACAAATTCGTCGTATTACTCGTGTCGTCCAGCGATTGGGAGAACGCCGCCACTATTTCCGTAGTCGCAAAAAAGACTATCTACATTTAGCGATTTACTAG
- a CDS encoding DUF5626 family protein, whose protein sequence is MKKAFFLLFVISLSLLATPSASLALEEKEHDLKLTNEDLSHLQEELVKYDVEAEIAKSLSEKLNSGQLLDSMTMTEEDAVDSRIKKHLDGSEEKLYIYPDGSITVAGVEPDKITAFAEGIKGGSCRTGTGYTNCTNKVVYYKNPGVWEISFRANYTFQRSQFDIISRVYNHSVWMIGGTAQDPSLRMLKSKENSAGPAKARFSTYLNLGGSYGTLTRSVELRVGNNRAKVYAAKYY, encoded by the coding sequence TTGAAAAAAGCTTTTTTCTTATTGTTTGTAATTAGTTTATCATTATTGGCAACGCCATCAGCATCATTAGCTTTGGAAGAAAAAGAACATGACTTGAAATTAACTAACGAGGATTTGTCACATTTACAAGAAGAATTAGTTAAATATGATGTAGAAGCAGAAATAGCTAAGAGTCTAAGTGAGAAGCTTAATAGCGGACAATTACTAGATTCCATGACTATGACAGAGGAAGATGCAGTAGATTCAAGAATTAAGAAGCATTTAGACGGTAGCGAAGAAAAACTCTATATCTATCCTGACGGTTCTATTACAGTGGCAGGTGTTGAACCTGATAAGATTACAGCTTTCGCAGAAGGTATTAAAGGAGGTAGTTGTAGAACTGGAACAGGTTATACAAATTGCACTAACAAAGTGGTTTACTATAAAAACCCTGGCGTTTGGGAAATCAGTTTTAGAGCAAATTATACATTTCAAAGATCGCAATTTGACATTATCTCAAGAGTTTATAATCATAGTGTATGGATGATTGGTGGAACAGCCCAAGACCCATCATTAAGAATGTTAAAATCAAAAGAAAATAGCGCAGGTCCAGCAAAAGCTCGCTTCTCTACTTATCTTAACTTAGGCGGAAGCTATGGAACTTTAACCAGAAGTGTTGAATTGAGAGTAGGTAATAACCGAGCAAAAGTTTACGCTGCTAAATATTATTAA